One segment of Agromyces albus DNA contains the following:
- a CDS encoding DUF2207 domain-containing protein — protein MTRLRLACTLAASVLALALGLAASPAAVAFAAEQPGEAASVDARARAGVDDFTFASFDAVYELSRDADGRSVLDTTETLVAVFPQFDQNRGIRRAIPLHYDGHPTDIQIESVTDAAGSPRAFEAERDENGEFLLVTIRADDFVHGEQTYVISYRQHNVTFTPDDAAIDEFYWDVNGTGWAQPFGRVRAELRLSADLAEAFTGDVACYRGWTGSDTPCETISVGDSLPPVVVAEASTLGPYENLTIAVGFAPGTFEPRDDAFMSSPAAIAGALATIVAILSMLAAIVTRVVRWRNHPGRGTIIAEYEPPAGVSAMVAADLVGRSGKGITATILERAVAGELRIVETGRKRYAVEYVGGEAGDADARSVVSALYGVPTPGERRELRSRDTALGKRLLAVRHAVTKRVAKTGLRRRPDLGRRTLFAVVGMIGSVLSVVFGVIALDAQMGGPWPAIWFVAAILAELGTFVVVMDVRPLTQAGRAARDHLEGLRLYIRLAEADRLRVLQSPHGALRVERPAAAGVPAVPVSTGGAAPAPGPAAPLAPLDPVVVLKLNERLLPYAVLFGLEREWSRELASLYEQTGTAPDWYAGRSAFNAGVFSGAVHSFSSASSASWSGSSSSSSSSGSGGGGSSGGGGGGGGGGGV, from the coding sequence ATGACGCGCCTCCGCCTCGCCTGCACGCTCGCAGCGTCGGTCCTCGCCCTCGCGCTCGGCCTCGCGGCGTCGCCGGCGGCCGTCGCGTTCGCGGCGGAGCAACCCGGGGAGGCGGCATCCGTCGACGCGCGTGCTCGAGCCGGCGTCGACGACTTCACGTTCGCGTCGTTCGACGCGGTCTACGAGCTCTCCCGCGACGCCGACGGCCGCTCGGTGCTCGACACGACCGAGACGCTCGTCGCCGTGTTCCCCCAGTTCGACCAGAACCGGGGCATCCGCCGGGCCATCCCGCTGCACTACGACGGCCACCCGACCGACATCCAGATCGAGTCGGTGACGGATGCCGCCGGCAGCCCGCGCGCATTCGAGGCCGAGCGCGACGAGAACGGGGAGTTCCTCCTCGTCACGATCCGGGCCGACGACTTCGTGCACGGCGAGCAGACCTACGTCATCAGCTATCGACAGCACAACGTGACGTTCACGCCCGACGACGCCGCGATCGACGAGTTCTACTGGGACGTCAACGGCACCGGCTGGGCGCAGCCCTTCGGACGAGTGCGGGCGGAGCTGCGCCTGAGCGCCGACCTCGCCGAGGCGTTCACGGGCGACGTCGCGTGCTATCGCGGCTGGACGGGCTCCGACACGCCGTGCGAGACGATCTCCGTCGGAGACTCGCTCCCGCCGGTCGTCGTCGCCGAGGCGTCGACCCTCGGTCCCTACGAGAACCTCACGATCGCCGTCGGCTTCGCGCCCGGCACGTTCGAGCCGCGCGACGATGCGTTCATGTCCTCGCCCGCGGCGATCGCCGGCGCGCTCGCGACCATCGTGGCGATCCTCTCGATGCTCGCGGCGATCGTCACGCGCGTGGTGCGGTGGCGCAATCACCCCGGCCGCGGCACCATCATCGCCGAGTACGAGCCACCGGCCGGGGTGAGCGCCATGGTCGCCGCCGACCTCGTGGGCCGATCCGGCAAGGGCATCACGGCGACGATCCTCGAGCGCGCGGTGGCGGGCGAGCTGCGCATCGTCGAGACGGGTCGCAAACGCTACGCGGTCGAGTACGTCGGCGGCGAGGCGGGCGACGCCGACGCCCGCTCCGTGGTGTCCGCGCTCTACGGCGTTCCGACCCCGGGGGAGCGGCGCGAGCTGAGGTCCCGCGACACGGCGCTCGGCAAGCGGCTCCTTGCGGTGCGCCACGCCGTCACGAAGCGCGTCGCGAAGACGGGCCTGCGGCGCAGGCCCGACCTCGGCCGCCGCACGCTGTTCGCCGTCGTGGGCATGATCGGCTCGGTGCTGAGCGTGGTCTTCGGTGTCATCGCGCTCGACGCGCAGATGGGCGGGCCCTGGCCGGCGATCTGGTTCGTCGCGGCGATCCTCGCCGAGCTCGGGACGTTCGTCGTGGTCATGGATGTGCGCCCGCTCACCCAAGCGGGGCGAGCGGCACGCGACCACCTCGAGGGACTCCGCCTCTACATCCGGCTCGCCGAGGCCGACCGGCTCCGCGTGCTGCAGAGTCCCCACGGGGCACTGCGGGTCGAGCGTCCGGCTGCGGCGGGTGTGCCGGCCGTGCCGGTCTCGACGGGTGGCGCGGCCCCGGCGCCTGGGCCCGCCGCCCCGCTCGCACCGCTCGACCCCGTCGTCGTGCTGAAGCTCAACGAGCGACTGCTGCCGTACGCGGTGCTGTTCGGTCTCGAACGCGAATGGAGCCGCGAGCTCGCGTCGCTCTACGAGCAGACCGGTACCGCGCCCGACTGGTACGCCGGCCGAAGCGCCTTCAATGCCGGGGTCTTCAGCGGGGCCGTGCACTCGTTCTCGTCGGCGTCGAGCGCCTCGTGGTCGGGTTCGAGCTCGAGCTCGTCGAGCAGCGGCTCGGGCGGCGGCGGCTCGTCGGGCGGCGGGGGCGGCGGAGGCGGCGGCGGCGGGGTCTGA
- a CDS encoding DEAD/DEAH box helicase, whose amino-acid sequence MSRGHAGCGPETGGPLAQTRQRQRTRSRDDDAPIIPILARKVREVETKAQKGKLGPTNRTKYQVIALLMREERARVKADPEVTDAARAELLKRLDGIAQILAKTAGRDTSLIALLEPDASISTVAQRFRRDWLLESGAELSPDELIITREPELKPMLAENQVIPASVRSRQLANPFLAPDFSKAAPAPVPVRRLANWELLGPLFKSFETGSGGQAASMELPEAPKVDRLSPRGLELMMHQIRFIESVREGHRTFLLADEPGLGKTAQSVLAASVADAYPLLAVVPNVVKMNWAREVERWTPHRRATVIHGDGETLDAFADVVIVNYDVLDRHMAWLSTLGFKGMVVDEAHFIKNLQSQRSRNVLTLAEQIRRSAPGGDPLLLALTGTPLINDVDDFRAIWKFLGWIEGDRPSPELLGKLELTGLTPAEHGFYPEARRAVIDLGIVRRRKVDVAADLPAKRIADLPVELDDELGRSVRAAERELGNRLTGRFRALVEARNLRIGDLDDDQREQFIRAVAHAELEESKASKSGENVFTMVRRIGQAKAGLAADYAAQLARSVGKVVFFAKHIDVMDQAEAAFAARELRTVSLRGDQTAFQRQAAIDAFNNDPEVAVAVCSLTAAGVGVNLQAASNVVLAELSWTAAEQTQAIDRVHRIGQDEPVTAWRIIAAGTIDARIAELIDSKQGLAARALDGSDVEPGSADSVQLDALVHLLRQALDGAL is encoded by the coding sequence ATGTCGAGGGGGCATGCCGGATGCGGCCCAGAAACTGGAGGACCATTGGCCCAGACGAGGCAGCGACAGCGTACGCGCTCGCGCGACGATGACGCACCCATCATCCCGATCCTCGCGCGCAAGGTGCGCGAAGTCGAGACGAAGGCGCAGAAGGGCAAGCTCGGGCCTACGAACCGCACGAAGTACCAGGTCATCGCGTTGCTCATGCGCGAAGAGCGTGCCCGTGTGAAGGCAGACCCCGAGGTGACCGATGCCGCACGTGCCGAGCTGCTCAAGCGACTCGACGGCATCGCGCAGATCCTGGCCAAGACGGCCGGGCGCGACACGAGCCTCATCGCCCTGCTCGAGCCCGACGCCTCGATCTCCACGGTCGCGCAGCGGTTCCGCCGCGACTGGCTGCTCGAGTCCGGCGCCGAGCTCTCGCCCGACGAGCTCATCATCACGCGCGAGCCCGAGCTGAAGCCCATGCTCGCCGAGAACCAGGTGATCCCGGCATCCGTGCGCTCGAGGCAGCTCGCGAACCCCTTCCTCGCCCCCGACTTCTCGAAGGCCGCCCCGGCGCCCGTGCCGGTGCGTCGCCTCGCCAACTGGGAGCTCCTCGGCCCGTTGTTCAAGTCGTTCGAGACCGGCTCGGGCGGCCAGGCCGCCTCGATGGAGCTGCCGGAGGCGCCCAAGGTCGACCGCCTCTCGCCGCGCGGTCTCGAGCTCATGATGCACCAGATCCGATTCATCGAGAGCGTGCGCGAAGGACACCGCACTTTCCTGCTCGCCGATGAGCCGGGCCTCGGAAAGACGGCGCAATCAGTGCTCGCGGCATCCGTCGCCGACGCCTACCCGCTGCTGGCCGTCGTGCCGAACGTCGTGAAGATGAACTGGGCTCGCGAGGTTGAGCGCTGGACCCCGCATCGTCGCGCCACCGTCATCCACGGCGACGGCGAGACCCTCGACGCGTTCGCCGATGTCGTCATCGTGAACTACGACGTGCTCGACCGGCACATGGCGTGGCTGTCGACCCTCGGCTTCAAGGGCATGGTCGTCGACGAGGCGCACTTCATCAAGAACCTGCAGTCGCAGCGGTCGCGCAACGTGCTCACGCTCGCCGAGCAGATCCGACGAAGCGCACCGGGCGGCGACCCGCTGCTCCTCGCCCTCACGGGCACCCCGCTCATCAACGATGTCGACGACTTCCGTGCCATCTGGAAGTTCCTCGGCTGGATCGAGGGCGACCGGCCGTCGCCCGAGTTGCTCGGCAAGCTCGAGCTGACGGGGCTCACTCCGGCCGAGCACGGCTTCTACCCCGAGGCCCGCCGCGCCGTCATCGACCTCGGCATCGTGCGTCGCCGCAAGGTCGACGTCGCCGCCGACCTGCCCGCGAAGCGCATCGCCGACCTTCCCGTCGAACTCGACGACGAGCTCGGCCGTTCGGTGCGCGCCGCCGAACGCGAGCTCGGAAACCGCCTCACCGGCCGCTTCCGTGCACTCGTCGAAGCGCGCAATCTGCGCATCGGCGATCTCGACGACGATCAGCGCGAGCAGTTCATCCGCGCGGTCGCGCATGCCGAACTCGAAGAGTCCAAGGCGTCGAAGTCGGGCGAGAACGTCTTCACGATGGTGCGCCGCATCGGCCAGGCGAAGGCCGGCCTCGCCGCCGACTACGCCGCCCAGCTGGCCCGATCGGTCGGCAAAGTCGTGTTCTTCGCAAAGCACATCGACGTCATGGACCAGGCCGAAGCGGCGTTCGCGGCGCGGGAGCTCCGCACCGTGTCGCTCCGCGGCGACCAGACCGCCTTCCAGCGGCAAGCGGCGATCGACGCGTTCAACAACGACCCCGAGGTCGCCGTCGCGGTGTGCTCGCTCACGGCGGCGGGCGTCGGCGTGAACCTCCAGGCCGCGTCGAACGTCGTGCTCGCCGAGCTCAGCTGGACCGCAGCCGAGCAGACGCAGGCGATCGACCGCGTGCACCGCATCGGCCAAGACGAGCCCGTCACGGCATGGCGCATCATCGCCGCGGGCACGATCGACGCGCGCATCGCGGAGCTCATCGACTCGAAGCAGGGCCTCGCGGCCCGCGCCCTCGACGGCAGCGACGTGGAGCCCGGTTCGGCCGACTCGGTGCAGCTCGATGCGCTCGTGCACCTGCTGCGACAGGCGCTCGACGGGGCACTCTGA
- a CDS encoding 6-phosphofructokinase has translation MKIGILTSGGDCPGLNAVIRGAVLKGVISHDAEFVGFRWGWKGVVEGDLMPIERHDVRGLSKQGGTILGSSRTNPFEGEGGGPENIQRMLDENGIDAIIAIGGEGTLTAARRLTDAGLKIVGVPKTIDNDLAATDYSFGFDTAVEIATEAIDRLRTTAESHGRCLVVEVMGRHVGWIALHSGMAGGAHAILIPEQPKTIDQICEWVESVRDRGRAPLVVVAEGFHLEDMEGAHSHKGLDAFNRPRLGGIAERLAPMIEERTGIESRDTVLGHIQRGGAPSAYDRVLATRLGMHAVDAVYENAWGSMVTLRGTDIKTVSIAEAVGSLNRVPQARYDEAKILFG, from the coding sequence ATGAAGATCGGTATCCTCACGAGCGGCGGAGACTGCCCCGGGCTGAACGCCGTGATCCGCGGCGCCGTGCTGAAGGGTGTCATCTCGCATGATGCCGAGTTCGTCGGCTTCCGCTGGGGCTGGAAGGGCGTCGTCGAGGGCGACCTCATGCCGATCGAGCGCCACGACGTGCGCGGCCTCTCGAAGCAGGGCGGCACGATCCTCGGCTCGAGCCGCACCAACCCCTTCGAGGGCGAGGGCGGCGGCCCGGAGAACATCCAGCGCATGCTCGACGAGAACGGCATCGACGCGATCATCGCGATCGGCGGCGAGGGCACGCTCACCGCGGCGAGGCGACTCACCGACGCCGGCCTGAAGATCGTCGGGGTTCCGAAGACGATCGACAACGATCTCGCGGCGACCGATTACTCCTTCGGCTTCGATACCGCCGTCGAGATCGCCACCGAGGCGATCGACCGGCTCCGCACGACCGCCGAGTCGCACGGGCGCTGTCTCGTCGTCGAGGTCATGGGCCGGCACGTCGGCTGGATCGCGCTGCACTCCGGCATGGCCGGCGGCGCGCACGCCATCCTCATCCCCGAGCAGCCCAAGACCATCGACCAGATCTGCGAGTGGGTCGAGTCGGTGCGCGACCGCGGCCGGGCGCCGCTCGTCGTCGTCGCCGAGGGCTTCCACCTCGAAGACATGGAGGGTGCGCACTCCCACAAGGGCCTCGACGCGTTCAACCGCCCGCGGCTCGGCGGCATCGCCGAGCGGCTCGCACCCATGATCGAGGAGCGCACCGGCATCGAGTCGCGAGACACCGTGCTGGGCCACATCCAGCGCGGCGGCGCCCCGAGCGCGTACGACCGGGTGCTCGCGACGCGACTCGGCATGCATGCGGTCGACGCGGTCTACGAGAACGCCTGGGGTTCGATGGTGACGCTGCGCGGCACCGACATCAAGACCGTCTCGATCGCCGAGGCCGTCGGCAGCCTCAATCGCGTGCCGCAGGCGCGCTACGACGAGGCGAAGATCCTCTTCGGCTGA
- a CDS encoding 8-oxo-dGTP diphosphatase, whose protein sequence is MPLPQVCVCYLLRERDGTTEVLLGRKKHGLGEGYYVGLGGKLEPGESPVEAAVREVAEESGVIVAAADLEPRGLLSYRFPHREAWSQESNVFVCRRWIGEPAPSDELDPEWFEIGELPLDEMWDDARFWLPGVLAGGAVRRSFTFGADLASVVDPVV, encoded by the coding sequence ATGCCGCTCCCACAGGTCTGCGTCTGCTACCTCCTGCGCGAGCGGGACGGCACCACCGAGGTGCTCCTCGGCCGCAAGAAGCACGGCCTCGGCGAGGGCTACTACGTCGGCCTCGGCGGCAAGCTCGAGCCGGGCGAGTCCCCGGTCGAGGCCGCGGTGCGCGAGGTGGCTGAGGAGTCCGGCGTCATCGTCGCGGCTGCAGATCTCGAGCCGCGCGGACTGCTCAGCTATCGGTTCCCGCACCGCGAGGCGTGGAGCCAGGAGTCGAACGTGTTCGTGTGCCGTCGCTGGATCGGCGAGCCGGCGCCATCCGACGAGCTCGATCCCGAGTGGTTCGAGATCGGGGAGCTTCCGCTCGACGAGATGTGGGACGACGCACGGTTCTGGCTGCCCGGCGTGCTCGCGGGCGGGGCCGTGCGGCGATCTTTCACGTTCGGAGCGGATCTCGCCTCCGTCGTCGATCCGGTGGTTTGA